Below is a genomic region from Cetobacterium sp. ZOR0034.
TAGGAGCAGAAGCTTCAAAGAATATAGCAAATATCTACTTATTATCAGAAAAAAGAGATGTAAGATTAGATATAATCTCAATATATAGCAGTATAATCAACTATGAAAAAGATTTAACAGTTTTAGAATCGTCTATGAAAGAGTTACAAGCTAGACAGATGAAGCAAAAGGAGCAGTTAGATTTAAGATTAGTAACAAAAGCTGATCTGTTAAAAACAGAATACTCAATTTTAGAGTTAGAATCTCAGATAACAGGAACAAAAACAAATTTAGAGATTGCAAAGAAGGATTTAAAATTAAAATTGATGATACCAACAAATGAAGAGATTGTTTTGAAAGAATTTATGGTTCCAGAAAACTTAACAACAGGAATTGATTT
It encodes:
- a CDS encoding TolC family protein, with protein sequence GAEASKNIANIYLLSEKRDVRLDIISIYSSIINYEKDLTVLESSMKELQARQMKQKEQLDLRLVTKADLLKTEYSILELESQITGTKTNLEIAKKDLKLKLMIPTNEEIVLKEFMVPENLTTGID